The Canis aureus isolate CA01 chromosome 11, VMU_Caureus_v.1.0, whole genome shotgun sequence genome has a segment encoding these proteins:
- the LOC144322979 gene encoding olfactory receptor 6C3, which yields MNHTVITEFVLLGLSDDPDLQIVIFLFLFLTYLLSVTGNLTIITLTLVDSHLQTPMYFFLRNFSFLEILFTTVCIPRFLGAIITRDKTISYNNCAAQLFFFIFMGVTEFYILTAMSYDRYVAICKPLHYTTIMNRKVCTLLVLCAWLGGFLTIFPPLMLLLQLDYCASNVIDHFACDYFPLLQLSCSDTWLLEVIGFYFALVALLFTLALVILSYLYIIRTILRIPSASQRKKAFSTCSSHMIVISISYGSCIFMYANPSAKERASLTKGVAILKTSVAPMLNPFIYTLRNQQVKQAFKDVVHKVVFSSSK from the coding sequence atgaaccaCACAGTGATCACTGAGTTTGTCCTGCTAGGCCTTTCTGATGATCCTGACCTTCAGATTGtgattttcctcttcttattccTCACATACTTACTCAGTGTCACTGGAAACCTGACTATCATCACCCTAACCTTGGTGGACTCTCATCTACAGACGCCAATGTATTTCTTCCTCCGAAACTTCTCTTTCTTAGAAATCTTATTTACAACTGTATGTATTCCTAGATTTCTGGGGGCAATTATCACCAGGGATAAGACTATTTCCTATAACAACTGTGCAGCCcagctgtttttctttattttcatgggGGTGACGGAattttacattctcactgccatgtCTTATGACCGCTATGTTGCCATCTGCAAGCCCCTTCATTATACCACCATCATGAACAGGAAGGTCTGcaccctacttgtgctctgtGCATGGCTTGGTGGGTTCCTGACCATTTTCCCACCCCTTATGCTTCTACTCCAGCTGGATTACTGTGCTTCCAATGTCATTGACCACTTTGCATGTGACTATTTTCCCCTTTTACAACTGTCTTGTTCAGATACGTGGCTCCTAGAGGTAATTGGTTTCTACTTTGCTTTAGTTGCCTTGCTATTCACTTTGGCCTTggtgattttatcttatttgtataTAATCAGAACTATTTTGAGAATCCCATCTGCCagtcagagaaaaaaggctttctCCACGTGTTCTTCTCATATGATTGTCATTTCCATCTCTTATGGGAGCTGTATATTTATGTATGCTAATCCTTCTGCAAAAGAAAGGGCATCATTGACCAAAGGAGTAGCTATTCTCAAAACTTCTGTTGCCCCCATGCTGAACCCCTTCATTTACACTCTGAGAAACCAGCAAGTAAAACAAGCTTTCAAAGATGTGGTCCATAAAGTAGTATTTTCTTCAAGTAAATGA
- the LOC144322980 gene encoding olfactory receptor 6C3-like: MKNHTVPTEFILLGLSDDPEFQIVIFLFLIITYIFSVTGNLTIITLTLVDSHLQTPMYFFLRNFSVLEISFTTVCIPRFLGTIITRDKTISYNNCTAQLFFFIFMGITEFYLLTAMSYDRYVAICKPLHYTTIMNKRVCILLVFCAWLAGFLNIFPPVILFLQLDYCGSNVIDHFACDYFPLLQLSCSDTWLLEVIGFYSAIVILLFTLALIILSYMFIIRTILKLPSASQRKKAFSTCSSHMIVISISYGSCIFMYANPSAKEKASLTKGVAILNTSVAPMMNPFIYTLRNQQVKQAFKDTIQKVLFFSSK; encoded by the coding sequence ATGAAAAACCACACAGTACCCACAGAGTTCATTCTTCTAGGGCTATCAGATGACCCAGAGTTTCagattgtgatttttctctttttaattatcaCATACATATTCAGTGTCACTGGAAATTTGACCATCATCACTCTCACCTTGGTGGACTCCCATCTACAGACCCCTATGTATTTCTTCCTCAGGAACTTCTCTGTATTAGAAATATCCTTTACAACCGTCTGTATTCCTAGGTTTCTGGGCACAATTATCACCAGAGACAAAACTATTTCATACAATAATTGTACAGCTCAgttgtttttcttcatcttcatggGCATAACTGAGTTTTATCTTCTAACTGCTATGTCCTATGATCGCTATGTAGCCATCTGTAAACCCTTGCATTACACGACTATCATGAACAAAAGAGTCTGCATTTTACTTGTCTTTTGTGCATGGCTGGCAGGATTCTTAAATATCTTCCCGCCAGTTATTCTTTTCCTCCAGTTAGATTACTGTGGCTCCAATGTCATTGATCACTTTGCTTGTGACTATTTTCCCCTCTTGCAATTATCTTGCTCAGACACATGGCTCCTAGAAGTGATTGGTTTTTACTCTGCAATAGTGATTCTGCTTTTCACTCTGGCACTAATAATTCTATCCTACATGTTCATCATTAGAACAATTCTGAAACTGCCATCTGCCAGTCAGAGAAAAAAGGCATTTTCTACATGCTCCTCGCACATGATTGTCATTTCCATCTCTTATGGAAGCTGCATATTCATGTATGCCAACCCCTCtgcaaaagaaaaggcatcctTGACCAAAGGAGTAGCTATTCTTAATACTTCTGTTGCTCCTATGATGAATCCATTTATATATACCCTGAGGAATCAGCAAGTAAAACAAGCCTTTAAGGATACTATCCAAAAGGTTCTGTTTTTCTCCAGTAAATGA